The proteins below come from a single Zonotrichia leucophrys gambelii isolate GWCS_2022_RI chromosome 3, RI_Zleu_2.0, whole genome shotgun sequence genomic window:
- the UBE2J1 gene encoding ubiquitin-conjugating enzyme E2 J1 isoform X3, producing the protein MEARYNLKSPAVKRLMKEAAELKDPTDHYHAQPLEDNLFEWHFTVRGPPDSDFDGGIYHGRIVLPPEYPMKPPSIILLTANGRFEVGKKICLSISGHHPETWQPSWSIRTALLAIIGFMPTKGEGAIGSLDYTPEERRALAKKSQDFCCEMCGTSMKTALLPLTSGSVSSQADKEAKELARQISFKAEVNSSRRSDAGPSNTSGLNHSAASREPQQDGAARAFPDPASATSEGQSSSAAAGQEPPPAVPGSSSSSSSSLSPRQRRAQQQSQRRAPASAELTRAQQPRGNANHAGSTVLIVLLTFALAALIFRRICLANEYVFEL; encoded by the exons ATGGAGGCCCGGTACAACCTCAAGAGCCCGG ctgtcaaACGTTTGATGAAAGAGGCTGCAGAACTGAAGGATCCTACAGATCATTATCATGCACAGCCTTTGGAG GACAATCTTTTTGAATGGCACTTCACTGTTAGAGGCCCTCCAGATTCAGATTTTGATGGAGGGATTTATCATGGGCGAATAGTGCTACCACCTGAATATCCCATGAAACCACCCAGCATTATTTTGCTCACG GCAAATGGCAGGTTTGAAGTGGGGAAGAAAATTTGTTTAAGCATCTCAGGGCATCATCCTGAAACATGGCAGCCTTCGTGGAGTA TAAGAACAGCTTTACTAGCCATCATTGGATTTATGCCAACCAAAGGTGAAGGAGCAATAGGATCTCTAGATTACACACCAGAAGAAAGAAGAGCTCTTGCAAAGAA GTCACAAGACTTCTGTTGTGAAATGTGTGGCACATCTATGAAGACAGCCCTCTTACCACTGACATCTGGAAGTGTGTCAAGCCAGGCAGACAAGGAGGCTAAAGAGCTTGCCAGGCAAATTAGCTTCAAG GCAGAGGTCAATTCATCCAGGAGATCTGATGCTGGACCCTCAAACACATCAGGGCTGAACCACTCTGCTGCTTCACGTGAGCCCCAGCAGGATGGTGCAGCCAGAGCATTCCCAGATCCAGCAAGTGCAACG TCCGAAGGCCAGAGCAGCAGCGCAGCAGCCGGGCAGGAGCCCCCCCCAGCCGtgcccggcagcagcagcagcagcagcagctcgcTGAGCCCCCGGCAGCGCCGCgcgcagcagcagagccagagacGCGCCCCGGCCTCGGCCGAGCTCACCCGCGCTCAGCAGCCCCGCGGCAACGCCAACCACGCGGGCTCCACCGTGCTCATCGTCCTGCTCACCTTCGCCCTGGCCGCCCTCATATTCCGCAGAATATGTTTGGCCAACGAGTACGTGTTTGAGTTATAA
- the UBE2J1 gene encoding ubiquitin-conjugating enzyme E2 J1 isoform X1 translates to MKEAAELKDPTDHYHAQPLEDNLFEWHFTVRGPPDSDFDGGIYHGRIVLPPEYPMKPPSIILLTANGRFEVGKKICLSISGHHPETWQPSWSIRTALLAIIGFMPTKGEGAIGSLDYTPEERRALAKKSQDFCCEMCGTSMKTALLPLTSGSVSSQADKEAKELARQISFKAEVNSSRRSDAGPSNTSGLNHSAASREPQQDGAARAFPDPASATSEGQSSSAAAGQEPPPAVPGSSSSSSSSLSPRQRRAQQQSQRRAPASAELTRAQQPRGNANHAGSTVLIVLLTFALAALIFRRICLANEYVFEL, encoded by the exons ATGAAAGAGGCTGCAGAACTGAAGGATCCTACAGATCATTATCATGCACAGCCTTTGGAG GACAATCTTTTTGAATGGCACTTCACTGTTAGAGGCCCTCCAGATTCAGATTTTGATGGAGGGATTTATCATGGGCGAATAGTGCTACCACCTGAATATCCCATGAAACCACCCAGCATTATTTTGCTCACG GCAAATGGCAGGTTTGAAGTGGGGAAGAAAATTTGTTTAAGCATCTCAGGGCATCATCCTGAAACATGGCAGCCTTCGTGGAGTA TAAGAACAGCTTTACTAGCCATCATTGGATTTATGCCAACCAAAGGTGAAGGAGCAATAGGATCTCTAGATTACACACCAGAAGAAAGAAGAGCTCTTGCAAAGAA GTCACAAGACTTCTGTTGTGAAATGTGTGGCACATCTATGAAGACAGCCCTCTTACCACTGACATCTGGAAGTGTGTCAAGCCAGGCAGACAAGGAGGCTAAAGAGCTTGCCAGGCAAATTAGCTTCAAG GCAGAGGTCAATTCATCCAGGAGATCTGATGCTGGACCCTCAAACACATCAGGGCTGAACCACTCTGCTGCTTCACGTGAGCCCCAGCAGGATGGTGCAGCCAGAGCATTCCCAGATCCAGCAAGTGCAACG TCCGAAGGCCAGAGCAGCAGCGCAGCAGCCGGGCAGGAGCCCCCCCCAGCCGtgcccggcagcagcagcagcagcagcagctcgcTGAGCCCCCGGCAGCGCCGCgcgcagcagcagagccagagacGCGCCCCGGCCTCGGCCGAGCTCACCCGCGCTCAGCAGCCCCGCGGCAACGCCAACCACGCGGGCTCCACCGTGCTCATCGTCCTGCTCACCTTCGCCCTGGCCGCCCTCATATTCCGCAGAATATGTTTGGCCAACGAGTACGTGTTTGAGTTATAA
- the UBE2J1 gene encoding ubiquitin-conjugating enzyme E2 J1 isoform X2 encodes MEARYNLKSPAVKRLMKEAAELKDPTDHYHAQPLEDNLFEWHFTVRGPPDSDFDGGIYHGRIVLPPEYPMKPPSIILLTANGRFEVGKKICLSISGHHPETWQPSWSIRTALLAIIGFMPTKGEGAIGSLDYTPEERRALAKKSQDFCCEMCGTSMKTALLPLTSGSVSSQADKEAKELARQISFKSEGQSSSAAAGQEPPPAVPGSSSSSSSSLSPRQRRAQQQSQRRAPASAELTRAQQPRGNANHAGSTVLIVLLTFALAALIFRRICLANEYVFEL; translated from the exons ATGGAGGCCCGGTACAACCTCAAGAGCCCGG ctgtcaaACGTTTGATGAAAGAGGCTGCAGAACTGAAGGATCCTACAGATCATTATCATGCACAGCCTTTGGAG GACAATCTTTTTGAATGGCACTTCACTGTTAGAGGCCCTCCAGATTCAGATTTTGATGGAGGGATTTATCATGGGCGAATAGTGCTACCACCTGAATATCCCATGAAACCACCCAGCATTATTTTGCTCACG GCAAATGGCAGGTTTGAAGTGGGGAAGAAAATTTGTTTAAGCATCTCAGGGCATCATCCTGAAACATGGCAGCCTTCGTGGAGTA TAAGAACAGCTTTACTAGCCATCATTGGATTTATGCCAACCAAAGGTGAAGGAGCAATAGGATCTCTAGATTACACACCAGAAGAAAGAAGAGCTCTTGCAAAGAA GTCACAAGACTTCTGTTGTGAAATGTGTGGCACATCTATGAAGACAGCCCTCTTACCACTGACATCTGGAAGTGTGTCAAGCCAGGCAGACAAGGAGGCTAAAGAGCTTGCCAGGCAAATTAGCTTCAAG TCCGAAGGCCAGAGCAGCAGCGCAGCAGCCGGGCAGGAGCCCCCCCCAGCCGtgcccggcagcagcagcagcagcagcagctcgcTGAGCCCCCGGCAGCGCCGCgcgcagcagcagagccagagacGCGCCCCGGCCTCGGCCGAGCTCACCCGCGCTCAGCAGCCCCGCGGCAACGCCAACCACGCGGGCTCCACCGTGCTCATCGTCCTGCTCACCTTCGCCCTGGCCGCCCTCATATTCCGCAGAATATGTTTGGCCAACGAGTACGTGTTTGAGTTATAA